One genomic window of Punica granatum isolate Tunisia-2019 chromosome 1, ASM765513v2, whole genome shotgun sequence includes the following:
- the LOC116205744 gene encoding uncharacterized protein LOC116205744 isoform X2, with protein MTVSFKYWNDCVDKLDLEAMWLVPDVSTEWLDAGETRDQKVHLSRDPDGQAYLTQTEMRAVADIIVRRHFACQIDPDMLCAIAELESDRQLFASKYNKKTKETTLGIMQILPKTAEWLNNELGYRSYDVAGNTDLLYRPFVNVYFGAAYLIWLSNFENKGRSEEFVVRAYRGGTKKATHKPTLPYWKRYLLVKETFSTRDSFNGGSFMGSAPVPAPLSPVPSGGSSPLPSPAPEAPAMKDSGDSYTLWDSRVSSEDMEDMWSHPEVAKEWGKSGERKGKVRFSHDDQKRPYLSRVELRGIAEIILFKHFSSKRVKAIVLCAIAEVSSKRFVDGVAKRPGVMGIDFALASWLHNELGYKAYRMDSEEDLLNPFASMYFGAGYMAWLSEYEGRERTPQFVVQAYFVGPQNVNVQETAAVWLKFEEALGKYGEMKRESGSCTIL; from the exons ATGACAGTCAGCTTCAAGTATTGGAATGACTGTGTCGACAAGCTGGACCTGGAAGCAATGTGGTTGGTTCCTGATGTGAGCACCGAATGGTTAGATGCTGGAGAGACCAGAGACCAGAAAGTTCACCTCTCTCGGGATCCTGATGGACAGGCGTACTTGACCCAGACGGAAATGAGG GCTGTTGCTGATATCATTGTTCGGAGGCACTTTGCTTGTCAGATTGATCCG GATATGCTTTGTGCTATTGCTGAACTTGAAAGTGACCGGCAGCTTTTTGCTTCAAAATATAACAAGAAAACTAAGGAAACTACTCTGGGGATTATGCAGATTCTGCCCAAAACTGCAGAGTGGCTGAACAA CGAACTAGGTTATCGCTCATATGATGTGGCAGGGAACACTGATCTTCTGTATCGTCCTTTTGTGAACGTTTACTTTGGGGCTGCCTACCTCATATGGTTGTCAAACTTTGAGAACAA AGGAAGAAGCGAAGAGTTTGTGGTTAGAGCATATAGAGGGGGTACAAAGAAAGCAACGCACAAACCTACTTTACCATACTGGAAACGCTATCTTTTAGTCAAAGAAACCTTTTCAACCAG AGATTCTTTTAATGGTGGCTCTTTTATGGGTAGTGCTCCTGTTCCTGCTCCTCTTTCTCCTGTTCCTTCTGGCGGTTCTTCTCCTTTGCCCTCTCCTGCTCCTGAAGCTCCTGCCATGAAAGATTCAG GTGATTCATATACGTTATGGGACTCTAGAGTTTCTTCTGAAGACATGGAAGATATGTGGAGTCATCCAGAGGTTGCTAAAGAATGGGGCAAGTCTGGAGAAAGAAAGGGGAAAGTCCGGTTTTCTCATGATGATCAGAAGAGACCGTATCTTTCCCGTGTTGAATTGAGG GGAATCGCAGAAATCATCCTCTTTAAACATTTCTCTTCAAAACGTGTCAAAGCT ATAGTTCTTTGTGCAATCGCGGAAGTATCTAGCAAGCGTTTTGTGGATGGGGTAGCAAAGCGGCCGGGGGTAATGGGAATCGATTTTGCCTTGGCTTCATGGCTTCACAA TGAATTGGGCTACAAGGCTTACAGGATGGACTCTGAGGAGGATCTTCTCAATCCATTCGCATCCATGTACTTCGGTGCAGGCTACATGGCATGGTTATCTGAATACGAGGGGAG GGAAAGAACACCCCAGTTTGTCGTTCAGGCGTATTTTGTTGGGCCACAGAACGTGAATGTCCAGGAAACGGCTGCAGTCTGGCTCAAATTCGAGGAGGCTTTGGGCAAGTATGGAGAAATGAAGAG GGAAAGCGGGAGCTGCACCATTTTGTGA
- the LOC116205884 gene encoding phosphoglycerate kinase, cytosolic, with protein MAAKKSVGVLKEAELKGKRVFVRVDLNVPLDDNLKITDDTRVRAAVPTIKYLMGHGARVILASHLGRPKGVTPKYSLKPLVPRLSELLGVEVKMANDCIGVEVEKLVAEIPEGGVLLLENVRFYKEEEKNDPEFAKKLAALADVYVNDAFGTAHRAHASTEGVAKYLKPSVAGFLMQKELDYLVGAVTKPKRPFAAIVGGSKVSTKIGVMESLLAKVDLLFLGGGMIFTFYKAQGHSVGSSLVEEDKLELATSLLEKAKSRGVKILLPTDVVIADKFAADANSKVVPASAIPDGWMGLDIGPDSIKTFSEALDATQTIIWNGPMGVFEFDKFAVGTEAVAKKLAELSGKGVTTIIGGGDSVAAVEKVGLADKMSHISTGGGASLELLEGKTLPGVLALDDA; from the exons ATGGCCGCGAAGAAGAGCGTCGGAGTCCTCAAGGAGGCTGAGCTCAAGGGGAAGAGGGTGTTCGTGAGGGTGGATCTCAACGTCCCCTTGGATGACAACCTCAAGATCACCGACGACACCAGGGTCAGAGCCGCGGTCCCCACCATCAAGTACTTGATGGGCCACGGCGCCAGAGTCATCCTCGCCTCCCACTTG GGACGCCCAAAGGGCGTTACACCGAAATACAGTTTGAAGCCTCTTGTCCCAAGGCTGTCGGAACTGCTTGGAGTGGAG GTTAAGATGGCGAATGACTGCATTGGTGTGGAAGTTGAGAAACTGGTTGCTGAAATTCCTGAAGGAGGAGTTCTGCTTCTCGAGAATGTCAGATTCtacaaggaggaggagaagaatgATCCTGAATTTGCAAAGAAGCTGGCTGCTCTGGCTGATGTTTACGTTAACGATGCTTTCGGTACTGCACACAGAGCTCATGCTTCCACTGAGGGAGTCGCAAAGTACTTGAAACCTTCCGTTGCTGGCTTCCTCATGCAGAAA GAATTGGACTACCTAGTTGGAGCTGTGACGAAGCCGAAGAGGCCATTCGCTGCAATTGTTGGTGGATCAAAGGTCTCGACTAAGATTGGAGTGATGGAGTCCCTCCTCGCCAAGGTGGACTTGCTCTTCCTCGGTGGAGGAATGATCTTCACATTCTACAAAGCTCAAGGTCACTCCGTTGGATCTTCCCttgtagaagaagacaagCTGGAACTTGCCACTTCActtcttgagaaagccaagTCCAGGGGTGTAAAGATCCTGCTCCCTACTGACGTGGTCATTGCCGACAAGTTTGCTGCTGATGCTAACAGCAAG GTTGTTCCGGCATCAGCTATCCCTGATGGGTGGATGGGTCTGGACATCGGACCAGACAGCATCAAGACATTCAGCGAGGCTCTTGATGCCACCCAGACCATCATTTGGAACGGTCCCATGGGTGTGTTTGAGTTTGACAAGTTTGCTGTCGGGACTGAG GCTGTAGCAAAGAAGCTGGCCGAGCTCAGTGGGAAGGGAGTGACAACCATTATCGGAGGAGGCGACTCTGTCGCGGCCGTGGAGAAGGTCGGGCTTGCTGACAAGATGAGCCACATCTCAACTGGAGGTGGGGCCAGCCTTGAGCTCCTTGAGGGTAAGACCCTCCCTGGAGTCCTCGCTCTCGATGACGCTTGA
- the LOC116205969 gene encoding phosphoglycerate kinase, chloroplastic — protein MASAAAPTTLSLLPSSSSTSSSRSRSNLLVHLPSSGLRSSGLRRLGFAAADPVFAAHVASKLHAFSRKAVRGVVSMAKKSVGDLTASDLKGKKVFVRADLNVPLDDNQNITDDTRVRAAIPTIKHLIQNGAKVILSSHLGRPKGVTPKYSLAPLVPRLSELLGIQVVKADDCIGPEVEKLLASLPEGGVLLLENVRFYKEEEKNEPEFAKKLASLADLYVNDAFGTAHRAHASTEGVTKFLKPSVAGFLLQKELDYLVGAVSSPKRPFAAIVGGSKVSSKIGVIESLLEKCDILLLGGGMIFTFYKAQGLSVGSSLVEEDKLGLATSLLEKAKAKGVSLLLPTDVVIADKFAPDANSKIVPASGIPDGWMGLDIGPDSIKTFNDALGTTQTIIWNGPMGVFEFEKFAVGTEAIAKKLAELSGKGVTTIIGGGDSVAAVEKVGVADVMSHISTGGGASLELLEGKELPGVLALDEATPVAV, from the exons aTGGCGTCAGCTGCAGCCCCCAccaccctctctctcctcccttcctcctcctccacctcctcctcccGCTCCCGCTCCAACCTCCTCGTCCACCTCCCCTCCTCCGGCCTCCGCTCCTCCGGCCTCCGCCGCCTCGGGTTCGCCGCCGCCGACCCCGTCTTCGCCGCCCACGTCGCCTCCAAGCTCCACGCCTTCTCCCGCAAGGCCGTCAGGGGGGTCGTCTCCATGGCCAAGAAGAGCGTCGGGGATTTGACCGCCTCTGACCTCAAGGGGAAGAAGGTGTTCGTCCGTGCCGATCTGAACGTGCCCCTGGACGACAACCAGAACATCACCGACGACACCAGGGTCCGCGCCGCCATCCCCACCATCAAGCACTTGATCCAGAATGGCGCTAAAGTCATCCTCTCCAGCCACTTG GGGCGTCCGAAAGGTGTCACCCCAAAGTACAGTTTGGCGCCTCTTGTTCCTCGGCTATCTGAGCTCCTCGGTATTCAG GTTGTGAAGGCAGATGACTGCATTGGACCCGAGGTAGAGAAGCTGTTGGCTTCATTGCCCGAGGGTGGTGTACTCCTCCTCGAGAACGTCCGGTTCTACaaggaggaagagaagaaCGAACCTGAGTTCGCTAAGAAGCTCGCCTCATTGGCTGATCTCTATGTAAATGATGCTTTCGGTACAGCACACAGAGCTCACGCCTCGACCGAGGGAGTTACCAAGTTCTTGAAGCCCTCTGTTGCTGGCTTCCTTTTGCAGAAG GAGCTGGACTATCTTGTTGGTGCGGTGTCAAGCCCCAAGAGACCATTTGCAGCTATAGTTGGGGGTTCCAAGGTGTCCTCTAAGATTGGAGTGATCGAGTCTCTCTTGGAGAAGTGTGACATCCTTCTTCTCGGTGGAGGAATGATCTTCACCTTCTACAAGGCACAAGGTCTTTCAGTGGGTTCATCCCTGGTGGAAGAAGATAAGTTGGGCCTTGCTACATCTCTCCTCGAGAAGGCCAAGGCAAAGGGAGTTTCTCTGTTGCTACCCACCGACGTGGTAATTGCTGACAAGTTTGCCCCTGACGCAAACAGCAAG ATTGTGCCAGCATCTGGCATTCCCGATGGGTGGATGGGATTGGATATTGGACCAGATTCCATCAAGACCTTCAATGATGCCCTGGGAACCACCCAAACTATTATCTGGAACGGACCAATGGGAGTGTTTGAGTTTGAAAAGTTCGCTGTTGGAACTGAG GCAATTGCTAAGAAGCTTGCGGAACTCAGTGGTAAGGGAGTCACAACAATCATTGGTGGCGGAGACTCCGTTGCAGCCGTGGAGAAAGTGGGAGTCGCCGATGTGATGAGCCACATATCGACCGGTGGTGGTGCCAGTCTGGAGTTGCTGGAAGGCAAAGAGCTCCCGGGAGTCCTTGCTCTCGATGAAGCCACTCCTGTTGCCGTGTAA
- the LOC116205744 gene encoding uncharacterized protein LOC116205744 isoform X1, with the protein MTVSFKYWNDCVDKLDLEAMWLVPDVSTEWLDAGETRDQKVHLSRDPDGQAYLTQTEMRAVADIIVRRHFACQIDPDMLCAIAELESDRQLFASKYNKKTKETTLGIMQILPKTAEWLNNELGYRSYDVAGNTDLLYRPFVNVYFGAAYLIWLSNFENKGRSEEFVVRAYRGGTKKATHKPTLPYWKRYLLVKETFSTRDSFNGGSFMGSAPVPAPLSPVPSGGSSPLPSPAPEAPAMKDSGDSYTLWDSRVSSEDMEDMWSHPEVAKEWGKSGERKGKVRFSHDDQKRPYLSRVELRGIAEIILFKHFSSKRVKAIVLCAIAEVSSKRFVDGVAKRPGVMGIDFALASWLHNQSYGTDITQLVLLERHVFFTEDELGYKAYRMDSEEDLLNPFASMYFGAGYMAWLSEYEGRERTPQFVVQAYFVGPQNVNVQETAAVWLKFEEALGKYGEMKRESGSCTIL; encoded by the exons ATGACAGTCAGCTTCAAGTATTGGAATGACTGTGTCGACAAGCTGGACCTGGAAGCAATGTGGTTGGTTCCTGATGTGAGCACCGAATGGTTAGATGCTGGAGAGACCAGAGACCAGAAAGTTCACCTCTCTCGGGATCCTGATGGACAGGCGTACTTGACCCAGACGGAAATGAGG GCTGTTGCTGATATCATTGTTCGGAGGCACTTTGCTTGTCAGATTGATCCG GATATGCTTTGTGCTATTGCTGAACTTGAAAGTGACCGGCAGCTTTTTGCTTCAAAATATAACAAGAAAACTAAGGAAACTACTCTGGGGATTATGCAGATTCTGCCCAAAACTGCAGAGTGGCTGAACAA CGAACTAGGTTATCGCTCATATGATGTGGCAGGGAACACTGATCTTCTGTATCGTCCTTTTGTGAACGTTTACTTTGGGGCTGCCTACCTCATATGGTTGTCAAACTTTGAGAACAA AGGAAGAAGCGAAGAGTTTGTGGTTAGAGCATATAGAGGGGGTACAAAGAAAGCAACGCACAAACCTACTTTACCATACTGGAAACGCTATCTTTTAGTCAAAGAAACCTTTTCAACCAG AGATTCTTTTAATGGTGGCTCTTTTATGGGTAGTGCTCCTGTTCCTGCTCCTCTTTCTCCTGTTCCTTCTGGCGGTTCTTCTCCTTTGCCCTCTCCTGCTCCTGAAGCTCCTGCCATGAAAGATTCAG GTGATTCATATACGTTATGGGACTCTAGAGTTTCTTCTGAAGACATGGAAGATATGTGGAGTCATCCAGAGGTTGCTAAAGAATGGGGCAAGTCTGGAGAAAGAAAGGGGAAAGTCCGGTTTTCTCATGATGATCAGAAGAGACCGTATCTTTCCCGTGTTGAATTGAGG GGAATCGCAGAAATCATCCTCTTTAAACATTTCTCTTCAAAACGTGTCAAAGCT ATAGTTCTTTGTGCAATCGCGGAAGTATCTAGCAAGCGTTTTGTGGATGGGGTAGCAAAGCGGCCGGGGGTAATGGGAATCGATTTTGCCTTGGCTTCATGGCTTCACAA TCAATCATATGGAACTGATATAACTCAGCTCGTTTTACTTGAAAGACACGTCTTCTTCACTGAGGA TGAATTGGGCTACAAGGCTTACAGGATGGACTCTGAGGAGGATCTTCTCAATCCATTCGCATCCATGTACTTCGGTGCAGGCTACATGGCATGGTTATCTGAATACGAGGGGAG GGAAAGAACACCCCAGTTTGTCGTTCAGGCGTATTTTGTTGGGCCACAGAACGTGAATGTCCAGGAAACGGCTGCAGTCTGGCTCAAATTCGAGGAGGCTTTGGGCAAGTATGGAGAAATGAAGAG GGAAAGCGGGAGCTGCACCATTTTGTGA